Proteins encoded together in one Candidatus Syntrophosphaera sp. window:
- a CDS encoding phosphoglycerate kinase, giving the protein MAKLPSLLEADLHRKIVLVRMDHNVVKKGKIKDPMRIEATIPTLLHIYKKGGLPILMTHVGRPYDKKTGQITIDAGDTVEPIVKYLEEKLQLKGVIPKCGAKGTEGITDLAPIGAAVQAMREGKADFVYLPNTRWFRGEEAKDGSADVLATELASFAEVYVNDAFGSWQAHASTFNVAQKLPSFAGLLMLKEIANLQKIFEPRRPLVSVVAGSKFDTKIGPLSSLIKISDKLVLGGVLYNAYLAVKYQLSIKGLGPDDLELAERFIQEIGSYQDRIVEPPFIVESDSFENADIHRTHDIRKLKPGTELNFVLDIAPESFADEQVKAVFTGAQTIFVNAVMGYTTLFTAGTKAMYSLIDTCAEAQKLYGGGDTIQDFRALLPGIFANAANDPRYYFFTGGGAILDAIVQGSPYGMKPVQALLRD; this is encoded by the coding sequence ATGGCGAAGCTACCGAGCCTGCTCGAGGCGGACCTGCACAGAAAGATCGTGCTCGTGCGCATGGACCACAATGTGGTCAAGAAAGGCAAGATCAAAGACCCGATGCGGATCGAAGCCACCATCCCCACCCTGCTGCACATCTATAAGAAAGGCGGGCTGCCCATCCTGATGACCCACGTGGGGCGTCCCTATGACAAAAAGACCGGCCAGATCACGATCGACGCTGGAGACACGGTCGAGCCGATCGTCAAATATCTGGAGGAAAAGCTCCAGCTCAAAGGCGTCATTCCGAAATGCGGGGCCAAAGGAACAGAGGGGATCACGGACCTGGCCCCGATCGGCGCGGCGGTCCAGGCCATGCGGGAAGGCAAAGCGGATTTCGTCTATCTGCCCAACACCAGATGGTTCAGGGGCGAGGAAGCAAAGGACGGTTCCGCCGACGTTTTAGCCACCGAACTGGCCTCGTTTGCCGAAGTTTACGTGAACGACGCCTTCGGTTCCTGGCAGGCCCACGCCTCCACCTTCAATGTGGCCCAGAAACTGCCATCCTTCGCTGGCCTGCTGATGCTCAAGGAGATAGCCAACCTGCAGAAAATCTTCGAGCCCCGGCGTCCTCTCGTATCCGTGGTTGCCGGCTCCAAGTTCGACACCAAGATCGGGCCGCTCTCTTCCCTGATCAAGATCAGCGACAAGCTGGTGCTGGGTGGAGTGCTCTACAACGCCTATCTGGCAGTGAAATACCAGCTTTCCATCAAGGGTCTGGGCCCGGACGACCTGGAACTGGCGGAAAGATTTATCCAGGAGATTGGGTCGTATCAGGACAGGATCGTGGAACCGCCCTTCATCGTGGAATCGGACAGCTTTGAGAATGCCGACATCCACAGGACCCACGACATCCGGAAACTCAAACCCGGCACGGAACTGAACTTCGTGCTGGACATCGCGCCGGAATCTTTTGCCGACGAGCAGGTCAAGGCCGTCTTCACCGGCGCCCAGACCATCTTCGTGAACGCCGTGATGGGCTACACCACCCTCTTCACCGCTGGCACCAAAGCGATGTACAGCCTCATCGACACCTGCGCTGAGGCCCAAAAGCTCTATGGCGGCGGAGACACAATCCAGGACTTCCGCGCCCTGCTGCCCGGCATTTTTGCCAATGCCGCCAACGATCCCCGCTACTACTTTTTCACCGGCGGAGGCGCGATCCTGGATGCCATCGTGCAGGGCTCGCCCTATGGAATGAAGCCCGTACAGGCGCTGTTGCGCGATTAG
- a CDS encoding thermonuclease family protein, with protein MANKSFQARKSKSLIKNKVRLVIGILLVGFLIFNWISGRDGKTLEGRVISVHDGDTVTLLRDRASHKIRLDGIDCPELGQAFGKNARQFSADLAFDKQVTVYYHEKDRYQRYLGTVITPGGQNLNRELLKAGLAWHYKDYNSDPILAGLEIQARREIRGLWSDPRPIPPWEYRRGRRE; from the coding sequence TTGGCAAACAAGAGCTTCCAGGCCAGGAAAAGTAAGTCACTGATCAAGAACAAGGTCAGGCTGGTGATCGGCATCCTGCTGGTCGGATTCCTGATCTTCAACTGGATCTCGGGCAGGGATGGCAAAACCCTGGAAGGCAGAGTGATCTCCGTGCATGACGGCGACACGGTGACGCTCCTGCGGGATAGGGCCAGCCACAAGATCCGCCTGGACGGGATCGACTGTCCCGAGCTCGGGCAGGCTTTTGGCAAGAACGCGAGGCAGTTTTCGGCTGACTTGGCCTTTGACAAACAGGTGACGGTTTACTATCACGAAAAAGACCGCTACCAAAGGTATCTGGGCACCGTGATCACGCCCGGGGGGCAAAACCTGAACCGGGAGCTGCTCAAGGCTGGGCTGGCCTGGCATTATAAGGATTACAATTCCGACCCGATCCTGGCCGGGCTCGAAATCCAGGCCAGGCGAGAGATAAGAGGCCTCTGGTCTGATCCGCGCCCCATTCCGCCCTGGGAATACAGAAGGGGGCGGAGGGAATAA